The sequence TCATATCaacttcaaatcaaatttaataaaaagttAATTCACTCCAGACTTTCAGACGTGGATTGGCTACGCTGATATCAAGTCTTGGCCCGTTTCCTTCCACGCGCAGAGAGTTGGACTTTACGACGCAGTCAACACTGTTGTTCCCTACAACCTAATAAGGCTGAATATTGGCAATGCCTTGAACCCATCGACCGGAGTGTTTGTCGCTCCGAAAGCGGGCAGATATTATTTCGCTTTCACGGGTTTGGGTTGGGCCACTTACGTCAAAGTTCAGCTGCAGGTGAAGGTGGGATCGGCCGATTGGATCAAAATCGGAGAAGCCCACGGCGCAGCTTGGAACACGATGGCACTCCAGTCGACTCTGCAACTCGCCAAAGGCGATCAAATTCGTTTGGTACACCTTCTGGGAGTCATTCACGACGCCGACGGCAATAATTTCAGCGACTTTGTTGGCTACCTGCTCGAATAAgaagttgtttttgtttgttaatacTTATCCCATTAATTCAAGActgaatttttaatcaaatctgCATTGATAAAACAATTCCTCACTATTATTCAAATCAATGCATGCATGTTAAATTACAACTGAACTGGAGTGGTGCTATTCCTATTacataatataaaaataaggaaaacaaaataaaaaattttagcaTTATTTGAATTGAACAGAGATTAATTCGAATTTAATCTACTTTGCATATGGCTGCAATCAGAACTTTTTTAAGTGACAAGAGAGACGTAAATCCTTTACCCTCACGTAACTTGTCCCTAAAGATTAAATTGGGTACAGACTAAAtacacaattcaaatttttgtttgtgatctTAAACGAACTagaaaaacccaaaacgaCTCATATCAGTTACACGACGGCAAACATGTCAAAACAGTAATATAAAATGGTGCTGTCATGTTTCACGACAGgcagaacaaagaaaaaagcacagCTTATTGATTTAGTCAAATCAAGTGAATCACCGATCAAAGTTTTTGATTTCACCTTTGATTTAAACTCCATTTATCATTGACCACTGAGAGAAGATACTGTTAAGGTTTACTGACTGACACGATCTATGACACTTTATGCTGGACGTTATTTAAATTGACTTTACGTGTAAAGCCAAACTTAGATCCAACGTCATACGAAGATCTCTGGGGGATCGGACAACTTTCAGtggaatttttttacctttaatGGAGTTAAAATGGTCAGATTCGAGTACTAGGATGTTGCAAAACTACCGTAAGCGAATAAGCAGCACGTCTTCTCAATCGTTTTTCCCCATTTAGTTGTTTCCCAACAAATCTTGATGTCCGTCACATTTTTAGTAGACAAGAAAGATTACGAACTATTGCAAACACAAGGAGAAGAAACAGCAAGAACTAATGTGGAAAACCAAAGATCCTAACCTTTGACACAACTCCATCAGCTGATCGGATTCCATCCAAGGGGGTGGTGGTTTTCCGAAACTCCTGGCAGCTCCGTCCTATTTCGTAGGGGCCTATTTCGTCCGGGCCTATTTGCCGGGCCTATTCCGTCGGGGCCTATTTCGACCGGGCCTATATCTCCGGCTTCCAAACGATGACAGCTTCTaacaaaatttattcaaaCTAAACTCCTATTCCCTAAATCGGCACACTAAAGCATAAGAATTAAGCATATAGTCAAAATCTCTCTTGAATAAAAATATGgattgaaaataagaaatcaagTTAAAGTCACTAGCAAATGTTACGTAAGAAACCAAGACGTGGCGATACGAGATTACATAAAATTCGACCAAACATTTGTCCGCGCTATACAGAATGTTCTCATCGCCTTCACTGTTGATCTCTGTCAATCAAAGCTGGTCCCTTTGCGGTAAACAAATAGAATCAATCTTGTGGAAAAAACGTCTGTTTTTATCTCCTTCAGAAAAACCCCGTCACCTTCGTGCAgatccaaaaataaagaatggtGAGAAGGATCATAGAGCACAgataggaaaaataaatagaagacGCACCGAGCCTTAAATTTCATATAAAATGGGGAAGCATCATCTCTTTGGACATATACAGAAGAGCATTCGATACTCCTGTTAACAACGCGAAGAAAATGGTTCGTCACTTAATAATATTTCAAGTCGCTGTTCTGTTGTTGGCTTGGTCGACATGCTCAACCGCCGCTGCCATCGATTTGGAGGACAAATTGCAACAATTAACCGACACGTTTGTAAGAAATCCATCAAATGATTCCAATAATTAATTCTAACGACGATTGTAATTCTTGCAGACCCgattcaaagaagaaatggaggCAAAAGAGATGAAACTGCAGGCGGAAGTGGCTGAACTAAAGGCAAAAGTGACAGGACTGGAAGCCCAACTGCAACGGCAGGAATCGATTGTCACCACACTGCAGAACCCAACGCCGAAAAGCGTGaatgaaattcaatcaaaGGTTATCAACGGAATGCCATCTTCGTGTGCTGACCTAAGGTTGAATGGGCACATGTGGAGCGGACTCTATTCCATCATGGGTATAAACATGGTCGAAACAGTCTATTGCGATTTCTCCAAAGCACTTGAAGATCCAGGTAAACCCAAAATTGTTGTAAATTAGTCTCCTACTAGCACGATTCCAACTAACCAATGATATTCGAATTTGATAGGACTACAGACATGGATTGGCTATACCGATGTCAAATCGGTGCCAGTCTACTTTTACGTTCAAAAGGGAACCACTTTCGATCTAACTAACACTCCGATCCCGTTCGAACAAGTTGTGAATAACGTCGGAAACGCCATGAATATAGAGACTGGCATCTTCAC is a genomic window of Daphnia pulicaria isolate SC F1-1A chromosome 2, SC_F0-13Bv2, whole genome shotgun sequence containing:
- the LOC124326405 gene encoding uncharacterized protein LOC124326405, with amino-acid sequence MVRHLIIFQVAVLLLAWSTCSTAAAIDLEDKLQQLTDTFTRFKEEMEAKEMKLQAEVAELKAKVTGLEAQLQRQESIVTTLQNPTPKSVNEIQSKVINGMPSSCADLRLNGHMWSGLYSIMGINMVETVYCDFSKALEDPGLQTWIGYTDVKSVPVYFYVQKGTTFDLTNTPIPFEQVVNNVGNAMNIETGIFTAPVTGTYFFALSGMVDFTYPDSSTTRREIAIALYVNGNEIGVALSDEVGTVEQFGTYDMESTLNLKSGDQVWMAIKYKSLFTYIFDNFQHHNHFTGWLLQQDFENSV